GCACGGATGTGTTCGTCGAGAAATTTATCTCGCGTGCCCGGCACATTGAAGTCCAGTTACTGGGCGACAAGCATGGCGGGCTGGTGCATCTTTACGAACGCGACTGTTCGGTGCAGCGCCGCCACCAGAAGGTCGTGGAAATCGCACCGGCTCCGAACCTCGATCCTGCGGTTCGCGAAGCACTCTGTGAAGCCGCTTTGAAAATTGGTCGGAGCGTGAACTACGAACTGGCGGGAACCGTGGAGTTTCTGCTGGACGCCGATACGAACCAGTTTTACTTCATCGAAGTCAATCCGCGAATTCAGGTTGAGCATACGGTGACCGAACAAGTCACCGGGGTAGACATTGTAAAGTCTCAAATCCTGCTGGCACAGGGCGCCAAGCTGAATGATCCGGGAATCCAGATCAACTCGCAGGAAGAAATCCAAACACACGGATTCGCACTGCAGTGCCGGGTCACGACGGAAGATCCGACGAACAACTTCATGCCCGACTATGGTCGCGTGGCGCACTACCGGTCTGCGAGCGGAATGGGCGTGCGTCTGGATGCAGGGACGGCGTTCTCCGGTGCGATGGTTTTCCCGTATTACGATTCGCTGCTGGTGAAAGTCACCACGTGGGCACGGACCTTTAAAGATGCAGCAGCCCGGACGGAGCGCTGCTTGCAGGAGTTTCGAATTCGCGGCGTGAAGACGAACATTCCGTTCGTGCTGAAACTGATCACGCATCCGACGTTTCTGAACGGCGAATGTTATACGCGGTTCATTGATGATACGCCGGAGCTGTTTAAGTTTCCGAAGCGGCATGACCGGGCAACCAAGCTGCTGACGTATCTGGCAGAGACGATCGTCAACGGGAATGCGATGGTGAAAGATCGTCCGAAAGCAGTCAGACGGACACCGGCACCGGTTCCCGAATACAACAAGAAAGAGCTATCGCCCCCCGATGGAATGCGACAGAAGCTGCTGGAATTGGGTGCGGAGAAATTCGGCAAATGGATTCTGGATCAGAAAGAACTGCTGCTGACGGATACGTCGTTCCGCGACGCGCATCAGTCTTTGTATGCCACTCGTTTCCGTACACATGACATGCTGCAGATTGCGGAAGTTTATGCCCACAATTGCCCGCAGTTATTCTCACTGGAAATGTGGGGCGGTGCGACGTTCGATACATCGATGCGGTTCTTAAAAGAATCTCCGTGGCAGCGTCTGGCCGAAATGCGAACCCGCGTGCCGAACATTCTGTTCCAGATGTTGATTCGAGCTTCGAGTGCCGTCGGTTATACCAACTACCCGGATAATGTCGTGCGTGCCTTCGTGAAAGAAGCCGCCGATGCGGGCATCGATGTGTTCCGCGTGTTCGATGCACTCAACTGGGTGCCGAACATGAAAGTGGCGATGGAAGAAGTGCAGAAGAGCGGTGCGATCTGCGAAGCCAGTATCTGTTACACGGGCGATATTCTCGATCCATCCAAGACGAAATACGATCTGAAGTATTACGTCAACATGGCCAAAGAGCTCGAAAATATGGGCGCACACATTCTGGCCATTAAAGATATGGCGGGACTCTGCAAGCCTTATGCTGCTGAGCTGCTGGTGAAAACGCTGAAGCAGGAAATCGGCATTCCGATTCACTTCCACACGCATGATACGAGCGGCGGCCAGGCGGCCTCGATCGCCAAAGCAGCGGAAGTCGGTCTGGATATTGCCGATGGTGCAGTGCCTTCGATGTCGGGCGGAACGTCACAGCCGAACCTGACAACCGTAATTGAAGCACAGCGTTTCACGGAACATCAGCCGACGATTGCAGTGGAACATCTGGACGAGATTTCCGAATACTGGCGTGCGGTACGGAATTACTATACCGCGTTTGAAAGCCCTGTT
This genomic interval from Gimesia alba contains the following:
- a CDS encoding pyruvate carboxylase produces the protein MSEGKIKKLLVANRSEIAIRIFRSTHELGIRTVGIYTHEDRYALHRTKADEAYQIGKPGHPVKSYLDIDAIITLAKQKKIDAIHPGYGFLSENAEFAQACEDAGIIFVGPRVETLKALGDKISARKIADKVGVPVLGGSGEAITDVASGRQTAIDIGFPIILKAAHGGGGRGMRVVLKEEDFDQAYELARSESLSAFGSTDVFVEKFISRARHIEVQLLGDKHGGLVHLYERDCSVQRRHQKVVEIAPAPNLDPAVREALCEAALKIGRSVNYELAGTVEFLLDADTNQFYFIEVNPRIQVEHTVTEQVTGVDIVKSQILLAQGAKLNDPGIQINSQEEIQTHGFALQCRVTTEDPTNNFMPDYGRVAHYRSASGMGVRLDAGTAFSGAMVFPYYDSLLVKVTTWARTFKDAAARTERCLQEFRIRGVKTNIPFVLKLITHPTFLNGECYTRFIDDTPELFKFPKRHDRATKLLTYLAETIVNGNAMVKDRPKAVRRTPAPVPEYNKKELSPPDGMRQKLLELGAEKFGKWILDQKELLLTDTSFRDAHQSLYATRFRTHDMLQIAEVYAHNCPQLFSLEMWGGATFDTSMRFLKESPWQRLAEMRTRVPNILFQMLIRASSAVGYTNYPDNVVRAFVKEAADAGIDVFRVFDALNWVPNMKVAMEEVQKSGAICEASICYTGDILDPSKTKYDLKYYVNMAKELENMGAHILAIKDMAGLCKPYAAELLVKTLKQEIGIPIHFHTHDTSGGQAASIAKAAEVGLDIADGAVPSMSGGTSQPNLTTVIEAQRFTEHQPTIAVEHLDEISEYWRAVRNYYTAFESPVLPAGANLYEHQMPGGQYTNLLQQAQSLGLGDRWSEVCHVYAEVNQLLGDIVKVTPTSKAVGDMALFLVANDISCDEVMTSDRDLAFPESVLDLISGRMGQTPGGFPEDVQKKILRGEAPLTERPGSILPPADFEDAAKVVEKMIHRTPTDQDVVTYLLYPKVYEDFTKHQKAYYDTSGLPTYAFFNGLEPEEEVAVDIAPGKTLIIKFLAVGKPQTDGCRTVFFELNGQPREVIIVDKSLKPQGDSRRRADSGDPKQIGAVMPGVIVSLTVKVGSKVKAGDQLLMLEAMKMQTSVISEQDGVVKEIVAEPGTQVESGDLLIVLE